From Lycium ferocissimum isolate CSIRO_LF1 chromosome 12, AGI_CSIRO_Lferr_CH_V1, whole genome shotgun sequence, one genomic window encodes:
- the LOC132040108 gene encoding tRNA-specific adenosine deaminase TAD2 isoform X1 has translation MSFSARSIDDSLMARDYKEETFEFMKLALEQAKDALDNLEVPVGCVIVEDGEVISSGRNRTNETRNATRHAEMEAIDFLVEQWQKNGLSPLEVSERFSKCTLYVTCEPCIMCAAALSYLGIKEAYYGCGNDKFGGCGSILSLHTSCSELPASEFASSRRGFKCTGGIMASEAVSLLRSFYEQGNPNAPKPHRPLKQQV, from the exons ATGAGCTTTTCCGCAAGGTCCATCGATGATTCCTTG ATGGCAAGAGACTATAAGGAAGAGACATTTGAATTTATGAAGCTTGCTTTAGAACAG GCAAAAGATGCATTGGACAATCTTGAAGTTCCAGTTGG TTGCGTAATTGTTGAGGATGGGGAAGTCATTTCCTCGGGAAGAAATCGAACGAATGAAACCAGAAAT GCTACAAGACATGCAGAGATGGAAGCAATTGATTTTCTAGTTGAACAGTGGCAGAAAAATGGACTTTCACCTCTTGAAGTTTCTGAAAGATTCTCAAAGTGCACTCTGTACGTTACCTGTGAGCCATGTATAATGTGTGCAGCAGCCCTGTCATATCTTG GAATAAAGGAGGCATATTATGGATGTGGAAATGATAAATTTGGAGGTTGTGGATCTATACTATCACTGCATACCAGCTGCTCTGAGCTTCCTGCTAG TGAATTTGCCTCATCAAGAAGGGGTTTCAAATGCACTGGTGGAATAATGGCTTCTGAAGCAGTCTCTCTTCTTCGGAGCTTCTATGAGCAAGGAAATCCAAATG CACCAAAGCCTCACAGACCTCTGAAGCAGCAAGTATAG
- the LOC132040108 gene encoding tRNA-specific adenosine deaminase TAD2 isoform X2 translates to MARDYKEETFEFMKLALEQAKDALDNLEVPVGCVIVEDGEVISSGRNRTNETRNATRHAEMEAIDFLVEQWQKNGLSPLEVSERFSKCTLYVTCEPCIMCAAALSYLGIKEAYYGCGNDKFGGCGSILSLHTSCSELPASEFASSRRGFKCTGGIMASEAVSLLRSFYEQGNPNAPKPHRPLKQQV, encoded by the exons ATGGCAAGAGACTATAAGGAAGAGACATTTGAATTTATGAAGCTTGCTTTAGAACAG GCAAAAGATGCATTGGACAATCTTGAAGTTCCAGTTGG TTGCGTAATTGTTGAGGATGGGGAAGTCATTTCCTCGGGAAGAAATCGAACGAATGAAACCAGAAAT GCTACAAGACATGCAGAGATGGAAGCAATTGATTTTCTAGTTGAACAGTGGCAGAAAAATGGACTTTCACCTCTTGAAGTTTCTGAAAGATTCTCAAAGTGCACTCTGTACGTTACCTGTGAGCCATGTATAATGTGTGCAGCAGCCCTGTCATATCTTG GAATAAAGGAGGCATATTATGGATGTGGAAATGATAAATTTGGAGGTTGTGGATCTATACTATCACTGCATACCAGCTGCTCTGAGCTTCCTGCTAG TGAATTTGCCTCATCAAGAAGGGGTTTCAAATGCACTGGTGGAATAATGGCTTCTGAAGCAGTCTCTCTTCTTCGGAGCTTCTATGAGCAAGGAAATCCAAATG CACCAAAGCCTCACAGACCTCTGAAGCAGCAAGTATAG